Proteins from one Microcoleus sp. bin38.metabat.b11b12b14.051 genomic window:
- a CDS encoding rhomboid family intramembrane serine protease, producing MVPLRDDNPTSITPYVTFGLIAANILVFLYELSLADRQLTQFFYSWAVVPCQLSNMCRVSLPVSPFPEWTTLISSQFLHAGFLHIAGNMLFLWIFGNNVEDRLGHVKFLIFYLTCGVLASLTQWFFSSASAIPSLGASGAIAGVMGAYILRYPQAKVLTLLPLGIFITTVRVPAFFFLGFWFAQQALSGLASLNAPASVGMESGGVAYWAHAGGFVFGAILAPLLGLFSDQNQI from the coding sequence GTGGTTCCCTTACGCGATGACAATCCCACCAGCATCACTCCCTACGTTACCTTCGGGCTGATTGCTGCCAACATATTAGTATTTTTGTACGAGCTCTCATTAGCCGATCGCCAATTAACACAATTTTTCTACTCTTGGGCGGTAGTTCCTTGCCAGTTAAGCAATATGTGTCGGGTGTCTCTACCTGTTTCGCCATTTCCCGAATGGACGACGCTAATTAGCTCGCAATTCCTGCACGCAGGCTTTCTCCACATAGCCGGAAATATGTTATTTTTGTGGATTTTTGGCAACAACGTAGAAGACCGTTTAGGACACGTTAAATTTTTAATATTTTACCTTACTTGCGGCGTATTAGCATCACTAACTCAGTGGTTTTTTTCCTCAGCATCGGCCATTCCCTCCCTTGGTGCTAGCGGGGCGATCGCAGGCGTGATGGGAGCATACATTCTTAGATATCCCCAAGCCAAAGTTTTGACGTTGTTACCCTTAGGCATATTTATTACCACAGTCAGAGTTCCCGCTTTCTTCTTTCTCGGATTTTGGTTTGCACAGCAAGCATTGAGCGGTTTGGCTTCCTTGAATGCGCCGGCAAGTGTGGGTATGGAATCGGGGGGAGTTGCTTACTGGGCTCACGCTGGCGGCTTTGTTTTCGGCGCGATTCTTGCTCCTTTATTGGGGCTTTTTTCCGATCAAAATCAGATTTAA
- a CDS encoding family 10 glycosylhydrolase: MVSSTNRFSDIQNHWAKIFIDGLVERAVISGFPDRTFRPNSNLTRAQFAAIVSKAFPVPDKRPYIPFIDVPATHWAATAIQAAYKRGFISGYPDNLFKPESLITRAEALVALVSGIFGANAAPTSNLILSNIYQDSTEIPNYAKKAIVIATLSEIVVNAPNLNLLNPAGNATRADVAAWVYQALVYLKRAPAIYSQYIIVLSKVPRPQVFVNHQREFRGVWITSVWNIDWPFSNKLTTEQQKAELIKILDRLQEINFNAIIIQIRAGGDALYDSKLEPWSAWLTGTQGKAPEPYYDPLTFAVAESHKRNIEVHAWFNPYRAKVSYTQTPPNVSPHLSVTNPECVYPWGDDLWMDPGIDLVVDKTYNVILDVVKRYDIDGVHFDDYFYPYPIDGQEFPDSKIYNSYVSRGGKMNLGDWRRENVNKLVRRLGQGIKTVKPNVKFGISPFGIYRPGQPPASRGLDAYETLYADAKKWLESGWVDYLNPQLYWRIDQAAQSYPMLLEWWLENNPQNRHIYVGNNLGKLDGNKWNVQEINNQIEITRNSKDSLALGNVFFSMKAFSDNRQQIYDNFKSITYNQPALVPAMPWQNGKPPAPPVSVVVQKVGNSNVLQWKNPADKNIRSWTLYQKNGDTWKLIKIINADTVQVTVGTGIYALCAVSIMAVESVGVFIEIAA; the protein is encoded by the coding sequence ATGGTTTCCAGCACAAATCGATTCTCCGACATTCAAAATCATTGGGCTAAAATCTTTATTGACGGCTTAGTAGAACGGGCTGTAATCAGCGGTTTTCCCGATCGCACTTTTCGTCCAAACAGCAACCTCACCCGCGCCCAATTTGCCGCCATTGTCAGCAAAGCCTTTCCCGTGCCCGACAAACGGCCCTACATACCATTTATCGACGTTCCCGCCACCCACTGGGCCGCCACCGCCATTCAAGCAGCATATAAAAGAGGGTTTATCTCCGGCTATCCCGACAACCTGTTTAAGCCCGAAAGCCTGATTACCAGGGCGGAAGCATTAGTTGCATTAGTCAGCGGCATCTTTGGGGCGAATGCTGCGCCGACAAGCAATCTGATCCTGTCTAACATCTACCAAGACAGTACAGAAATACCTAATTATGCCAAAAAGGCGATCGTCATCGCCACCCTATCCGAAATAGTAGTAAACGCTCCCAATTTAAACTTATTAAATCCCGCCGGAAACGCCACCAGAGCCGATGTCGCCGCCTGGGTTTATCAAGCATTAGTCTATCTCAAAAGAGCACCAGCAATCTATTCTCAATATATTATAGTTCTCAGTAAAGTTCCGCGACCGCAAGTTTTCGTCAACCACCAGCGAGAATTTCGCGGAGTTTGGATAACATCCGTCTGGAATATTGACTGGCCCTTCAGCAACAAACTCACAACTGAACAACAAAAAGCCGAACTAATAAAAATCCTAGATAGACTGCAAGAAATCAATTTCAACGCAATTATCATTCAAATTAGAGCAGGAGGCGATGCTCTTTATGACTCAAAATTAGAACCTTGGAGTGCATGGCTAACAGGAACTCAAGGAAAAGCACCAGAACCTTATTATGACCCTTTAACATTTGCCGTTGCAGAAAGCCACAAACGCAACATCGAAGTTCACGCTTGGTTCAATCCCTACCGCGCCAAAGTTTCTTATACCCAAACCCCACCCAACGTCAGCCCGCACCTCTCTGTTACCAATCCCGAATGCGTTTATCCGTGGGGTGACGACTTGTGGATGGACCCGGGAATTGATTTAGTTGTAGACAAGACTTACAACGTCATTTTAGACGTAGTAAAGCGCTACGATATAGACGGCGTTCACTTCGACGATTATTTCTATCCTTATCCCATCGACGGTCAAGAATTTCCAGACAGCAAGATTTACAATAGTTACGTCTCCCGAGGCGGCAAAATGAATTTAGGAGACTGGCGGCGCGAAAATGTCAACAAATTAGTTAGAAGACTCGGACAAGGAATTAAAACAGTCAAACCAAACGTCAAATTCGGCATCAGTCCCTTCGGCATTTATCGCCCCGGACAACCACCAGCAAGTCGAGGTTTAGACGCCTACGAAACACTCTATGCCGACGCTAAAAAATGGTTAGAATCAGGTTGGGTAGATTATCTAAATCCCCAACTTTACTGGCGCATCGACCAAGCAGCTCAAAGCTATCCAATGTTGCTAGAATGGTGGCTAGAAAACAATCCCCAAAACAGACATATTTACGTAGGAAATAACCTAGGAAAGCTCGACGGCAATAAGTGGAATGTGCAGGAAATCAACAATCAAATTGAGATAACGCGCAACTCTAAAGACAGCTTAGCTTTAGGAAATGTTTTCTTCAGCATGAAAGCATTTAGCGACAATCGCCAGCAAATTTACGATAATTTCAAATCCATTACATACAACCAACCCGCACTCGTTCCCGCAATGCCCTGGCAAAATGGCAAGCCGCCGGCCCCTCCAGTATCAGTAGTAGTACAAAAAGTGGGAAATAGTAATGTTTTGCAGTGGAAAAATCCCGCCGATAAAAACATTCGTTCTTGGACGCTCTATCAAAAAAATGGCGATACTTGGAAGCTCATAAAAATCATTAATGCAGACACAGTACAAGTAACAGTAGGAACGGGGATTTACGCTTTGTGTGCGGTGAGTATAATGGCTGTAGAAAGTGTAGGAGTTTTCATAGAAATAGCAGCCTAA